One Paenarthrobacter aurescens TC1 DNA window includes the following coding sequences:
- a CDS encoding putative glutamine amidotransferases (identified by match to protein family HMM PF00117; match to protein family HMM PF07722), whose translation MKSSEVVRPRIGVPVRLSSSDAPDARVGEANELFTFIVDLLREAGAQPVLLTPVLADSAGRLATEMQTLDGVLLPGGGDINPRLYGQDPDASLYDVNPEQDHLDMDVARATIDAGLPLLGVCRGHQLLNVLYGGTLIQDMAPSAVNHNGLDPHDPEASEWAWHNVLLTAGSKTAGLYGSPEGSTIKIASGHHQAVSRVGEGLLVTAVADDGTVEALEDPSRWVVSVQWHPEASQLPDAERLLPFQNFVDVCRNPTHGPSTGVQ comes from the coding sequence ATGAAGAGTTCAGAAGTTGTTCGGCCGCGTATCGGCGTCCCGGTCCGTCTCAGCAGTTCGGACGCCCCAGACGCCCGGGTGGGTGAAGCCAACGAGCTCTTTACGTTCATCGTGGACCTGTTGCGTGAGGCCGGCGCACAACCGGTGCTGTTGACCCCGGTGTTGGCTGACAGCGCCGGGCGCTTGGCCACCGAGATGCAAACGCTCGACGGCGTCCTGCTGCCGGGGGGCGGCGACATCAACCCGCGCCTCTATGGGCAGGACCCTGACGCGTCCCTTTACGATGTCAACCCCGAGCAGGACCATCTGGACATGGATGTTGCCCGGGCAACCATCGACGCCGGTCTGCCGCTGTTGGGCGTCTGCCGCGGCCACCAACTGCTGAACGTCCTCTACGGCGGAACGCTGATCCAGGACATGGCACCGTCGGCAGTGAACCACAACGGCCTGGATCCCCACGATCCCGAGGCCAGCGAATGGGCCTGGCATAACGTGCTCCTGACGGCCGGTTCCAAGACTGCGGGGCTGTATGGATCCCCTGAGGGGAGCACCATCAAGATCGCCTCCGGACATCATCAGGCCGTGTCCCGGGTGGGTGAAGGCCTCCTGGTCACTGCCGTGGCAGACGATGGAACCGTGGAAGCCTTGGAAGACCCTTCACGGTGGGTGGTTTCGGTCCAATGGCATCCGGAGGCTTCCCAGTTGCCCGACGCCGAGCGGTTGCTGCCGTTCCAGAACTTTGTGGATGTTTGCCGGAACCCTACCCATGGCCCATCCACGGGAGTACAGTAG